The DNA region ATGTTCCGATTGGCCTGATCGATGCAACATGGGGCGGGACGCCGGTGGCGTCGTGGATCAGCCTGGATGGGATTGGTGCGGATGCCTCCTTAATGCCGCTCTTTGCAACGCGGGCGCGCTTCGCTGATGAACAGAGTAGCGTTCCAAGAGTGGAGGCTGCGGAGAAGCGGGAGGATGCGGCGGCGTTGGGTGCCCATCACGCATTGCCAAAGCATCCCTGGCACCCGGATGAGACCTCGTGGGTGCCTGCGGCATTGTTCAACGGGATGATTTCTCCGATGACACCGTATTCCATCAAAGGCGTGATCTGGTATCAGGGCGAGTCTGACAGCGCGCCGGCGACCGGGCCGATCTATGCGAAATCTTTTTCGACGATGATCGGTGACTGGCGCAGCCATTGGCACGAGGGGAACTTTCCGTTTCTTTTCGTCCAGATCTCGAGCTACAATTCGCCCGGCGAGTTGTGGGGAATCGTTCGCGACCAGCAAAGACGCACATTGGCGGTGAGCAATACAGCGATGGCAGTCTCGCTTGACGTAGGTACTCCCGATAACGTGCATCCGCCGGACAAGCAGACGGTAGGCGCGCGACTGGCGGTGGCGGCGCGGGGTCTCGTCTATGGAGAAGCTGTGGATTACTCGGGTCCATTGTTCCGCCAGGCCACGCGAGATGGCTCAGGGATACGCGTGTGGTTCGACCACGCTGCCGGATTGCGAAGTAAGGGCGGCCCGCTAACCGGGTTCGAGATTGCCGGGGCAGACAAGCAGTTTGTCCCCGCTGCGGCGGTGATTCAAGGCTCGTCCGTTGAGGTGACAAGTAGCGCGGTAAAGAACCCGGAATATGTGCGTTATGGATGGGAAAACGTCACGGCTGCAAATCTCTACAACCGCGCCGAGCTGCCAGCCTCGACGTTTACGTCTGAATAATAGTGACAGGTTTTCATCGCGGACTATGAGTCGTGTGTGTGGCCTCATTTGTCATACCTCTTGATATAGATCCACTTGCACCCGTGCGTCTGAAAATATTTCCCCCAAAACCGACTTTTGCGGTTTATATTGTTAGCGCTATCAGACTGCACTCCGGGTTGTGCTGGAATTCCTTCCTGCCCGGTCTTATTAAACAAATTTGAATGTTATTTTTGGGAGGTCCTTTGATAAATCGATTTAGGGTGGCAATAGCTTGTCTTGTGGTAGCGCTAACCTATACGCTGCCTGCCTCAGCACAGGAGTATCGCGGCACGATTCAAGGAAACGTGACCGATGCTCAGGGATATGTAGTTGGAGGCGCTGCGGTCGACGCGAAGAGCGAGCAACAGGACTACAAGATCACCTCGAATGCAAAGGGTTATTTCGTGATTCCTTTCGTACAGCCCGGGACCTATACGGTTACGGTGAAGGCAAAGGGATTTCGGACCGAGGTACGGCCGGGATTGATTCTCGACGTGGCACAGAAGATCAACCTTAACGTGGGTCTGACAGCCGGTGGCGTGTCAGACACGGTCACGGTATCGACGAACCCGATCCAGCTGGCGACGACAGATGCTTCTGGCGGAACGGTGATGGATCCGGAAAAGGTGCAGAACCTGCCTCTGAACGGCAGGCAGGTGTATATGCTGTTGTCCTTGACGCCGGGCGTACGATTTACGCAAAACCAGTTTGGCGCGGGCGGCTACTCGGGAACGCGTGGATGGGACACGTCGAATTCGTACTCGATCTCTGGGCAGCCGGGAATTACAAACCAATTTATGTTGAATGGCGCGCCGATCTCGGTGCAGGGCGGCGGACCGGCAGGAACCTGGAACATTTCGCCGAGTATCGACGCAGTGCAGGAGTTCAAAGTGATGACGATCACCTTCGACGCGCAGTATGGGCGTGTGGGCGGTGGCGCGATGAACACGATCCTGAAAAACGGGACGCCTCATTTTCATGGCACGTTATTCGACTACTGGCGGAATTCGCTGTTCGATGCAAATACCTACCAGTTGAATCAGCAGCAGGCAGCCAAGCCGTTTCACAACGAGCATGACTTTGGAGGGACCGTCGGCGGCCCCTTCCTGAAGCACAATGCCTTCTTCTTTTTCAGCTATGAAGGCTATCGCCAGGTGCTGCCGGCAGGCGTCGTCACTACTGTGCCTACAGCGGATATGCTGCCGGATGCCAGCGGAAATGTAAACCTGACAAACTATCTTGCTGCAGTCAACAAGACAGCGATTTACGATCCAAACACAACGACCTGCGTGGTTCCCTCGGGGAACGGTGGTTGCAAGACATATGGCCGAACGGCTTTCCCCAACAATACGATTCCGGCTTCGCGGATCAGTCCCATCGGCTTGAATATCCTCAAGTTGTTTCCTGCGCCGAACAGGCCTGGATATCAGAACAACTATGTCTTCAACGGAAAAGACAGATACAAGTACAACATGCCGATTGCGCGGGTGGACTACAACTTTACAGACCGGACGCGGCTGTATGGCATCTTCGCGTGGTGGGCAGGGCATGAGTACCGGAACTCAAACGGGTTCGCAGGGCCAGCTATTAAGGGCAATATCGACAACTACCGCTCGAGCATAACGCAGGTGCTTGACCTTACGCATACGTTTTCGAACACGCTGGTCTCGGACGTGCGAGCTTCGTTCAACCGCTACTATACGCTTGCTCCGGATGGAGCGTTGTCGGCAGGCGAGGCGAAGCTTTCGGCGGCCGACCTGGGGTTGAATATGCCGCAGTTGCCGACAACGAAGCATGACTACGCGCCGGAGATCAATATCGGCGACGGCTACCCGGGGATCATTGGAAACCAGGGCGATCCAACGATGTTCGAGTCGTACGACCTGGGACCGTCGATTACGCAGACGCTTGGACGGCACACGCTGCACTATGGTGGTGAGTTCTCGCTGTATCACGACGTTTCAGGCGGAAAAGGGCAGGCGAACGGAAACTTCGGGTTTGGCACGGGATTCACGCAGAATAATCCATTCAAGGGCAACAAGGACGGTTCTGCCATCGCCGAGACGCTGATGGGATATGCAAATGGCGGCAGCGTTCACTATGGGATCTCTCCCTATGAGTCGTACAAGTACTATGGATTCTTCGTGCAGGATGACTGGAAGGTGAATGACAAGTTCGCCATCAATGCGGGTCTTCGATGGGACGACGAACTATCGCCAACGGAGCGGCATAATCGACTGTTAGCGGGTGTTTGTCTGACTTGCGCCAATCCGATCTCAAGCCAGATCACCTATCCGGCGGGCAATACGCTGCCCAACGGGGCGACGATGGTCAATCCCATTCTTGGTGCAGTGCAGTTTGCCAGCGATAAACTCCCGGCGTATGACGAACACAGCGCTTACTGGCAACCGAAGCTCGGACTTTCGTTCACCCCGAACCGTTTCATCGTCTTCCATGGGGGATATACCATCTCGAAGGCGTATGGAATCGAACTGGGAGGAGCCTCGGCGTGGGCCCAGGACACAAGCTATAATGCCTCCCCGGATGGCGGTCTGCATCCGGCGACGGACTTCCGCAACGGCACACCGTTCCCGAATGGATATATCGTGCCTCCAGGCAGCTCGCAGGGCGCGGAGACGCTGGTTGGTTCGGGTTTCGGAATCGATCAGCGCAATCGCAAGGTGCCCATCGTGCAGCAATATACTCTTGGGTTCGAGGTGCAGATGCCATTTGGAATCGTGGGTAATCTCGCATATCTCGGAGTGCATACCACCCGGCTTCGCGCGTCCAGGCAGATCAATGGTATAAGTGCAGCCGACTTTGCCAAGGGCCATGCCGACCCGAACTATCTGGACCAGCAGGTGACGAACCCGTTTTATGGGGTGCTGCCAAAGACCGTCTCGCTGGGTCAGAATCCCACCATTCAGGCAAAGTACTTGATGGTGCCGTATCCGCAGTTCGACGGCAACCTGTACATCTACACCGATGCCAGCGGCTACAGCCACTACAACGCCATGCTGGCGAAGATGGAAAAGCGCTTCTCTCATGGGCGCGCTTTCAGCAACGGATTGAGCTTCCTGGGATCGTTTACCTGGTCGCGCCTAATGTCGGCGACTGGCCTTCTGAACAACAGCGGTGCGGGTCTGGTCGATGCCAAACCCTATTACGCGGTCGATGGCAACGATCGTCCGTGGGACTTTGCATTCAGTGGGCTGTACGGTCTGCCAATCGGACGGGGCGGCTCGTTCCTGTCTAACGCGCATGGTGTGCTGGGAGAGGTGGTCAACGGCTGGCAACTGGATTGGATATTCCAGAACAGCGGTGGTACGCCCGTCGGCTTCCCCAACAACGATATCTACACCTGCGGGCAATACAATCTGCGGCCGGCACAACGGTCGTATAAGAGCTACCTCAACAATAGTCAGAGCCAATGCTTCACGACGTTCCCGGAATATACGGCGGTAACGCAGTTGCCGAGGACGACGAAGTTGCGGAATCCATATGCGCAGCAGACGTCGTTTGGACTGGAGAAGAAATTCTCTATCACGGAAGGTACAAAGCTGCAGTTCAAGGCGGAGGCCTTCAACGCTACAAACACGGTAATCTTTGGCGGACCAAACACCGGCTCGCCAGAGCAGGCGCCCTCACGCAATACGAGTGTGGCAGATCCAAACCAGCCAGGAGCGTGGTCGGGCTATGGGACCGTCGGCTCGACGCAACAGAACTTTCCGCGACAGATGCAGTTTTCGCTGAAGCTTCTTTTCTAAGGGCACTAACTTGGGGAACACGGGGGCAGCATCTTTTATAGATGCTGCCCCTGCTGCTTTTGAGCAGGAAGAATATAGTTTCAAGCGAGGAGCCTCACAGTTCCAGGTTCTCAGAGGTGAGATGCGCGACTGATAACCTTTGGCGGGATCAGTAGGGTGAGAGCCGCGGGAACAACTTCAATTCTAGTTTCCGACTGATTTTCTGGCAGATGCGATTCTTGGACCTATCGGTCTGGGTTTTCGTGTGCCGATGCTTCTGATCTCACCGTTCAGCAGAGGTGGGCTTGTCTCCTCGGATCTCTTCGATCACACTTCTGTGCTGCGGTTTCTCGAAACGCGTTTCGGCGCCGAAGTTCCCAATCTGAGCGCGTGGCGTCGTGCAACCGTCGGTGATCTCACGAGCGCATTCAACTTCGGAAAACCCGATCAGTCGATTCCTGCTCTGCCGGCTACGCAGCCCGCAATTTCGCAAACCATTAACGGATGTCTCGCGAGCCTTGCCAGCACCACGCCGTATCCAATTCCCAACCCGCAGATCATTCCGACACAGGAAACCGGAACGGCCGCTCGACCAAGTGGTCTGTGCTAGCAGCGAACGACATCGCAGAGCGGTTGTGTTGCTTAGCCCTTTGAAACCCAGCAAATGCTGGCCGACCTTAATCGATGTCCCAATGCCACGTCACTTCTGGACGCTTCCATCCACAGATGGAAGTGAACCGAGGTAGCGTACCAGATCATTCAGGTCGTCTCCCGTAATTCTTCCTTCATAGGAAGGCATGGGATTGGTATCGATGATTGTGAACTGGCTGAGTTCTGGCTTGGAATAGGTGGTTACTTTTCCTGACGTATCGATCACTTGCACGTTGTGATCGTCCTGGCTCAGAATCCGGCCAGTAAGCGTCTTTCCATCAGCAGTGGTCAGTCGAACGAGGTCGTTGCTGGGGTCGAGCGTTGGCTTTGGGCTGACGATAGCCGCTCGGATTTCGTCAGGTGTGTGCCGCGCTCCTACACTGTTCAATGCCGGGCCGGTATACCCCCCTTGTTCTTGTATGCGATGACATGCGAGACAGTCGTTCTGGGTAATTAAGCTCTTCGCTTGTTCGATCTCTGAGGAGTTCAGCGCCGCTGCTGCACCTAAGGTTGAGGGAGGGATCGTAGATGGTGCTGCCGTAGCGGGGGCGGCTTTATCCAGGGCAAAATTTGTGGATAGGTAGAGGTAGACGTTGTCTATATCTTGCTTTGTGCCATCCGCACCACGGGCAGCCATGTCGTCGACGCTTTTTCTCCACTCTGCCTGGGTCTTTCTAGCATTGGTAACCATATCCGCGCGATGACAGGCAGTGCAGTTGTGTATGAACTCTGCCTTACCCTTGCCGTCGGGCAGATTCTGGCCAAAGGCTGCATTGGATATGCAAAGCCCGCAAAATAACGCACACATCGCCCCAAACACTAATTTGAATTTTTGGTCCATATCGTCGTCGCTTTTTCAGTTTTACAGGATGTGGAGTCGAGTGGGTCTTTCGCTTATCGACTTCGACTCGCCTTGGTGTGGATGTTCCGGTCCGCCGTCTGGATAGAACGGTGGACCGGAATATTGAGCTGGTTTACACGCATTTCTCTTGGTTGCAGAAAAAGAACGTGCTTATTTCGACTTCGGCGTCAGGTGGAAGAGGCGACCTGCCTTTGCATCCTCGATCATCCACAGCGAGCCATCAGGAGCTTCCTCGACGTCGCGGACCCGGTGAGCCATATCCCATCGCTCGGCAGGTTTCGCTCCTCCCTTGCCGTCGAACGTGATGCGGGTGATCGATTTCGATCCCAGCCCGCTGGCAAGAGCCGAGCCGTTCCACTGCGAGAAGTCGGAGCCTTTGTAGAACATGAGGTTGCCCGGTGCGATGACTGGGGTCCAATAGATAACAGGCTTCGTGAGGTCAGGGCGCGTGTCCGGATTGGGAATGGGCACGCCGTTATAGTTGGGGGCGTAGCAGACCAGCGGCCAGCCATAGTTTTTGCCGGGTTCGATCAGGTTCAACTCATCGCCGCCCTTGGGGCCATGTTCAAGCTCCCACAGCCGGCCATCCGGCGCAAAGGCCAGACCATAGGGAGTACGGTGTCCCATGCTCCAGGTCTCCGATGGCGTCAGGTTAGGGCCGGGGAAGGTATACGTTCTC from Edaphobacter paludis includes:
- a CDS encoding alkaline phosphatase family protein, coding for MLLISPFSRGGLVSSDLFDHTSVLRFLETRFGAEVPNLSAWRRATVGDLTSAFNFGKPDQSIPALPATQPAISQTINGCLASLASTTPYPIPNPQIIPTQETGTAARPSGLC
- a CDS encoding c-type cytochrome, which translates into the protein MDQKFKLVFGAMCALFCGLCISNAAFGQNLPDGKGKAEFIHNCTACHRADMVTNARKTQAEWRKSVDDMAARGADGTKQDIDNVYLYLSTNFALDKAAPATAAPSTIPPSTLGAAAALNSSEIEQAKSLITQNDCLACHRIQEQGGYTGPALNSVGARHTPDEIRAAIVSPKPTLDPSNDLVRLTTADGKTLTGRILSQDDHNVQVIDTSGKVTTYSKPELSQFTIIDTNPMPSYEGRITGDDLNDLVRYLGSLPSVDGSVQK
- a CDS encoding sialate O-acetylesterase, encoding MLTQRLRFIGAGVLFLLPFATSAAAEIRLPHLFSDHTVLQREAPIHIWGWSQPEEKVTVRFHAQTRSAEANAEGEWSLWLMPEQAGGPYTLTAQGSSGGVDSAVTFSDILVGDVWVASGQSNMEFPLKGFGGNTVLKNGAQEIAQATVPQVRLLRIEHKSSDIPVEDVDGTWTLCTPETAANFSAVAYFFGREISQKEHVPIGLIDATWGGTPVASWISLDGIGADASLMPLFATRARFADEQSSVPRVEAAEKREDAAALGAHHALPKHPWHPDETSWVPAALFNGMISPMTPYSIKGVIWYQGESDSAPATGPIYAKSFSTMIGDWRSHWHEGNFPFLFVQISSYNSPGELWGIVRDQQRRTLAVSNTAMAVSLDVGTPDNVHPPDKQTVGARLAVAARGLVYGEAVDYSGPLFRQATRDGSGIRVWFDHAAGLRSKGGPLTGFEIAGADKQFVPAAAVIQGSSVEVTSSAVKNPEYVRYGWENVTAANLYNRAELPASTFTSE
- a CDS encoding carboxypeptidase regulatory-like domain-containing protein, which produces MVALTYTLPASAQEYRGTIQGNVTDAQGYVVGGAAVDAKSEQQDYKITSNAKGYFVIPFVQPGTYTVTVKAKGFRTEVRPGLILDVAQKINLNVGLTAGGVSDTVTVSTNPIQLATTDASGGTVMDPEKVQNLPLNGRQVYMLLSLTPGVRFTQNQFGAGGYSGTRGWDTSNSYSISGQPGITNQFMLNGAPISVQGGGPAGTWNISPSIDAVQEFKVMTITFDAQYGRVGGGAMNTILKNGTPHFHGTLFDYWRNSLFDANTYQLNQQQAAKPFHNEHDFGGTVGGPFLKHNAFFFFSYEGYRQVLPAGVVTTVPTADMLPDASGNVNLTNYLAAVNKTAIYDPNTTTCVVPSGNGGCKTYGRTAFPNNTIPASRISPIGLNILKLFPAPNRPGYQNNYVFNGKDRYKYNMPIARVDYNFTDRTRLYGIFAWWAGHEYRNSNGFAGPAIKGNIDNYRSSITQVLDLTHTFSNTLVSDVRASFNRYYTLAPDGALSAGEAKLSAADLGLNMPQLPTTKHDYAPEINIGDGYPGIIGNQGDPTMFESYDLGPSITQTLGRHTLHYGGEFSLYHDVSGGKGQANGNFGFGTGFTQNNPFKGNKDGSAIAETLMGYANGGSVHYGISPYESYKYYGFFVQDDWKVNDKFAINAGLRWDDELSPTERHNRLLAGVCLTCANPISSQITYPAGNTLPNGATMVNPILGAVQFASDKLPAYDEHSAYWQPKLGLSFTPNRFIVFHGGYTISKAYGIELGGASAWAQDTSYNASPDGGLHPATDFRNGTPFPNGYIVPPGSSQGAETLVGSGFGIDQRNRKVPIVQQYTLGFEVQMPFGIVGNLAYLGVHTTRLRASRQINGISAADFAKGHADPNYLDQQVTNPFYGVLPKTVSLGQNPTIQAKYLMVPYPQFDGNLYIYTDASGYSHYNAMLAKMEKRFSHGRAFSNGLSFLGSFTWSRLMSATGLLNNSGAGLVDAKPYYAVDGNDRPWDFAFSGLYGLPIGRGGSFLSNAHGVLGEVVNGWQLDWIFQNSGGTPVGFPNNDIYTCGQYNLRPAQRSYKSYLNNSQSQCFTTFPEYTAVTQLPRTTKLRNPYAQQTSFGLEKKFSITEGTKLQFKAEAFNATNTVIFGGPNTGSPEQAPSRNTSVADPNQPGAWSGYGTVGSTQQNFPRQMQFSLKLLF